Genomic segment of Sphingopyxis lindanitolerans:
CCCAACTCGCGGATCGAGGCGCGGCCGACGAGGTTGATCGTGAACACCTCCAGCCCGAATTGTTCGAGCTGCACCGCGCTCTGCTGCGCGATGACGACGCCGATCAGCACGCTCATCAGGCCGATGATGGGGAGGGCATCGACGCCGACGGTCTGGAAGCGGGTGACGACCGCGTGCCAGCGCAGCCGCCGCCGCGCGCGAATCTGGATGCCCAGCGCGACGATCATCGCGCCGAAGAAATCGACGATGCCGATCAGTTCGCGCCAGATCGCGACGCTCGCTTCGCCGACCTGTTCGAGCATGCGCTCGATCGCCGAGCGGCGGTCGCGGTGGACGCGATATTCGCTCTTGTCGTCCTTCAGCGCCTCGAGCAGCCGTTCGGCCTCGGGGCTCGCGCCGGTGACTTTCGCGCCATAGTCGTTGACGGTGCGGGTGACGATCCACGCCCCCACGGTGTCGATCCGTTCGACCCCCGACAGGTCGATCGAGGCGATGGGGCCAAGCTCGCCCAGCCTTGCGGGCAGGTCGCCAAGGCGCGCCAGCGTCAATCGGCCGGTGAAGCGAACCGCGACCCCATCGGCGCCGTCGCTGTAATCAAAATCGGCCCTCGCCACCATCTCGCGGGGGACATTGTCTTATTTGCCCTGGCACGGCAAGCAATTCCCGCCCTTGGCCGCGCCGCCGCGGCACCCTATTGTCGGCCCTATGGAAACGCCATCCGCCCCGCCCGCGACCGGCCCCGTTCACCGCGTGGCGATGTACGACATGGACCGGACGATAACGCGATCAGGGACTTACAGCGGGTTCTTGATCCATGTTGCAAGGCGGCGCCAGCCCTGGCGGTTGCTGCTGTTGCCG
This window contains:
- a CDS encoding ABC transporter permease, whose protein sequence is MVARADFDYSDGADGVAVRFTGRLTLARLGDLPARLGELGPIASIDLSGVERIDTVGAWIVTRTVNDYGAKVTGASPEAERLLEALKDDKSEYRVHRDRRSAIERMLEQVGEASVAIWRELIGIVDFFGAMIVALGIQIRARRRLRWHAVVTRFQTVGVDALPIIGLMSVLIGVVIAQQSAVQLEQFGLEVFTINLVGRASIRELGLLMTAIMVAGRSGSAFAAQIGTMKLTEEIDAMRTIGVSPMEAIVLPRVAASTITMPLLGFYASICAIIGGGVFCWVGLDIPPLTYVQRLREIIPMHDFWIMLIKAPVFGILIGVTGCYEGMQVRQNAEEVGKRTTSAVVAAIFLVIVLDAFFAVFFSSLGWN